The window TATTGTCGCAAAAGTCTCTGGATCGAGCCTCCCTTCAACAGAAATGTTCCTGCTCCGCTACACACTGCAGGCAGCAGTGCACAGTATATGGAGAGAAAGAaactcaagaagacatggagaaGAGCCGAGAGAAGCTACAATTCTGAATAAACTTGTAGATAAAACGATCAGGTTACATCTGCTTGCAGTCAAAGCAAAGGGTCATGCATATCTGGAGAGGAGTCTGCGCATTTGGTTTGGCACACGAGATGTTCAAATCCCTCCATTTTACTTTAGAGTCATTATagtacataaataaaaaaacagaagcaCTAGATGTAACACAGTTTtgattgaatataattttacattcattcaaaaaaaaaaaatacatacttatgAAGTTATTATGATCATAACGAAGAAAGCAGAGGTGAATATTGAACATAAATGTCTgcttcaattttaaaatatactttaagACTTTAAGAGGTTGATTTTTTTCAGACTAAAGACAGTGTAATTAGTGAAAAAGATGGATCATGTTAGTATATGATGCCTAGTCTTTACTAATTAACATTCAAATCATGCACACTCATCCAAGCTGCCACACCATGGGAAGGAcctctatctttttttttttttttttacggcaaacggctattctattactcagaTTTGAGATGGTCTGGGAAGCaaaaccggaatagaacaaccaataaaacataaagATCTATGAAAAGAATGTGCATTCCTAGCTAACGAATCTGCAATCTCATTTTGCGTCTTTGGAAAGTAGCTGATCTTGAAGTAGCTGATCTTGAAAAGGACCTCTATCTTGTGTCCTAACTTACATAGATTTATActgtatataaatttaatatataacttaaTTTTCTTAATGTTTATGTTGCTTTGTTGACATAAAAAATCTACTATCTCTTAAACCAACTCCAaagttgttttaatttttattttttgcttcatttaaaaaaaatggttttaCTGGTATTTCATTTCTCGCTTCAAAATAAAGTCATGAACAAGATTTTTTCAGATTTGAAGATACACTATTCACATCTTCATTTTCTGAAgaagaatattttaaattataaattggtCCTCAATTTTTATATGTTCAtactttttggtaaaataaactGTATTTGTTAATATGACccaattaatttataatatttattttttattttcatttatttaattgcAACATTAGGTATAACAAAACATATAGtatattcaaagatattttgGTTCGATTTTGAAAAATCAAGGATCAAGAAGCTCATTTCTCCCTTCGGAACGCTTTAATTGATCACTCTCGTAAAAGAAATATATGTCTAATGCTTCTTCATAAAATCTGATTTTCTTTGCTTACTTATTTATGCTATGTGtgctaattttattttatgataatatttactttatattaatTAGTTATTGTGTTAGattagtattaaaaaaatagttgggTAACATTactaaatatgaaaaaaatataaagtgcttttaataattaatgataaacTAGAAATAAGAATATAATTGGAATATTCTTTTTTGAGAAGAAATGAAATAGACCATTAGAAGAAatgttgtttcatttttttctttattttgaaGAAAGTTAATATTTGAAGATAAAAATGAAGTCAACCATTGTAAATGCTCTTAGTTGTTCACTTTGCTTTGTTTGATAACAGTAACTAATTCACTAAAATTTTTGTATAAGGAATTTCAAAAACACACTAATTTCCTTATTTTGTATAAGTTtctgatttaattatttttaatatttacttgaaattttcttattttttactttacttTTCATGAACacatttatatgtaatatatgcATCTATATAGTCTCTAGATGTCTTTGTACGGCATTGAATTTAGCCATGTCAACTATCACTCTTCTCGTGACCTAATTACAACAACGTTATGGACCAAACATATGTCAACTGAGAACGTGCTATCATTTTCCTCCACTTTACCTCATTTAGATAGGTAGAAACCAGAAcgcttttctttattttcacaAAGTGAATTTTCTTGCGCACTCGGTTATATAAATTGACTCATTTGTTTGACAAACtgttaaaagaaacaaaatgggTTTAATACAATTGCCAAAGCTAAACACTAATTTCTTAATTGTAATGTTGGTGTTTGTATTTTGTGATGGCTCTGCTTGTTTTCGGGTTCTACTCGTGCCGGAAACGTTTCCATGGGACTAATGTGGTACCGGTTTCAGCATTTTCGATGTAAATGGCACACCTTCAATGTTACATTGTTTCGGTGATGGTATTGCAACTAGTCATAAAATATTTCGATGATGTTAACTGGAAATTTCGGTGATGGTAATTGCAACTAGTCATAAAATATTTCGACGATGTTAACTGGAAAAGATAACATTTGTAGCCAGCTGGATTTTCATGTTATTATCTGGTCATTATTTTGTTCATAAAGTAACTAATGACGATTTTCAATAAAGTTAggttttaattttgtaatacATGTCAAAATCCCATGAAATAGAACTTGATGTTTCCACACATCAGATCTGATGAATTGATTTTTACAAGAAGTCAACTTCGAGGCCAATTTTATATACTGTTGATGATATAGGAAATGACATGTGGAAGATAAGAACATACAGTTCTGTAACAAATAGAAATCCCTAGGATTAGCTCTCAACCTTTGTCTTAACTCCTAAACCTCTTTCTGTTTTactttaaataacaaaattacaGACAAGCTTTGGTCCTAAACTTCCTCTCTATCAACAAAACCTATAACCCTTTGAACCCAAAGGCCAAAAACATTCTATTCATAGCCATTCACAACCAAAACACCTTATCTTTCCTTGCCAATCAAGAAACACAAACCAGAGGAAGAAAACAAGAGAACACAAAGAACACAACCTTTCTAATTCTCCTTCCTCTCCCCCACCCTTTAATGCAACAATGGGGAATTGTTGCTCCGGACGGGACTCAGAAGATGGACACACACAAGACAAGGGCCTGACCGATTCAAACACGGCTGGTCCAACGGCTGAACCTCCTGTAGCACAATCCAAACACGCCCCTCCTTCACCACCTCCCGCAACAAAGCAAGGCCCTATAGGACCTGTCTTAGGCCGTCCCATGGAAGATGTAAAAGCCTCATATTCTCTAGGCAAAGAGCTAGGCCGTGGACAGTTTGGTGTCACGCATCTCTGCACGCAGAAGGCAACAGGTCAGCAGTTCGCTTGCAAGACCATTGCCAAAAGGAAGCTTGTGAACAAAGAAGACATTGAGGATGTAAGAAGAGAAGTGCAGATAATGCATCACATGACTGGTCAGCCAAACATTGTCGAGCTTAAAGGAGCTTACGAGGACAAGCATTCTGTGCATTTGGTCATGGAGCTTTGCGCTGGTGGAGAGTTGTTCGATAGGATTATTGCTAAAGGACATTACTCGGAGAGAGCAGCTGCTTCTTTGTTGAGAACAATTGTTCAGATTATTCATACTTGCCATTCAATGGGGGTTATCCACAGAGACTTGAAGCCTGAGAACTTTCTGCTGCTCAGCAAAGATGAGAGCTCTCCTCTCAAGGCCACAGACTTTGGTCTGTCTGTTTTTTACAAGCCAGGGGAGGTGTTCAAGGATATAGTTGGTAGTGCTTATTACATTGCACCAGAGGTTTTGAAAAGGAAGTATGGACCAGAAGCTGATATTTGGAGTATTGGTGTCATGTTGTATATCCTCTTATGTGGTGTTCCACCCTTCTGGGCTGGTAAAGCTATTTCCATTCTCTTCCTAGagatgatttgttttatatgtATTCATGTGTTGTGATTACCTGATGATGATAGAATCGGAGAATGGAATATTCAACGCCATCTTAAAGAGCCATGTTGATTTCTCAAGTGATCCATGGCCATCCATCTCACCTCAAGCGAAGGATCTTGTTAAGAAGATGCTCAACTCTGATCCAAAGCAAAGACTAACTGCTGCTCAAGTTCTCAGTAAGCATCTCACCAATAACACAAAAACATAAGTCTCTCTCTCCATGCCAATTaatgtttttctctttttttttttgttaagaccATCCATGGATCAAGGAGGATGGAGAAGCACCAGATGTTCCTCTTGACAATGCAGTGATGTCCAGGCTCAAGCAATTCAAAGCAATGAACAATTTCAAGAAAGTTGCATTACGGGTGATAGCAGGTTGCTTATCAGAGGAAGAGATCATGGGGTTGAAGGAGATGTTTAAAGGTATGGACACTGATAGCAGTGGAACAATTACACTCGAGGAGCTGAGACAGGGACTAGCTAAGCAAGGTACAAGGTTGTCAGAATACGAAGTTCAGCAGTTAATGGAAGCTGTAAGTCCTTTTGCGTTCTAACAACAGTTTTAGCTTTTGTCATATGCTGAGCAACAAGGAAGGAGACTCACCACTGATTTTTGGTCTGATTCTACAGGCTGATGCTGATGGTAACGGAACAATAGACTATGGTGAGTTCATCGCAGCCACAATGCATATTAACAGACTTGACAGAGAAGAACATCTCTACTCAGCATTCCAACACTTTGACAAAGACAACAGCGGGTAAGTACTCTTAACACTTTTTGTTATAAAGGTTGCTGTGAACTCAAATGTTCACCTCAAATAATGCTTTGATGTTACCAGATATATCACAATGGAAGAGCTGGAGCAAGCTCTCCGGGAGTTTGGGATGAGTGATGGCAGAGACATCAAAGAGATAATTTCAGAGGTTGATGGAGACAATGTAAGAAACAACAGTCCCCTTCCAAACTGAAATAAAGCTTCTAAGTTTCATTACTAATAAACCAAATTTTCTGATGCAGGATGGTCGGATAAACTATGATGAATTTGTGGCAATGATGAGAAAAGGAAACCCGGATCAGATCCCAAAGAAACGGCGTGAACTTTCATTTAAATAACCCAAATGTTGAAGTAGAGGAAGAGAGAAGATAGAAAGAGAGCAGAAAAAGACAAAGGcacatcaaaaaaaattataagtatGAACTGGAGGAGATCTTTAAGGGtggagaaggaaaaaaaaatcattaattgggGATATGGGGAGGTGTTTGATTTGTATGTAGATTTTCTTTTCTGGTTGTTTACTACTACTGCTGCTGCTTGAAGTGCCATGGGGTTTCTCAATGTACTTAAAACTTCTTTTTCAAATTCTCTTGTATGTGTTAGTGATAT of the Brassica rapa cultivar Chiifu-401-42 chromosome A03, CAAS_Brap_v3.01, whole genome shotgun sequence genome contains:
- the LOC103855956 gene encoding calcium-dependent protein kinase 17: MGNCCSGRDSEDGHTQDKGLTDSNTAGPTAEPPVAQSKHAPPSPPPATKQGPIGPVLGRPMEDVKASYSLGKELGRGQFGVTHLCTQKATGQQFACKTIAKRKLVNKEDIEDVRREVQIMHHMTGQPNIVELKGAYEDKHSVHLVMELCAGGELFDRIIAKGHYSERAAASLLRTIVQIIHTCHSMGVIHRDLKPENFLLLSKDESSPLKATDFGLSVFYKPGEVFKDIVGSAYYIAPEVLKRKYGPEADIWSIGVMLYILLCGVPPFWAESENGIFNAILKSHVDFSSDPWPSISPQAKDLVKKMLNSDPKQRLTAAQVLNHPWIKEDGEAPDVPLDNAVMSRLKQFKAMNNFKKVALRVIAGCLSEEEIMGLKEMFKGMDTDSSGTITLEELRQGLAKQGTRLSEYEVQQLMEAADADGNGTIDYGEFIAATMHINRLDREEHLYSAFQHFDKDNSGYITMEELEQALREFGMSDGRDIKEIISEVDGDNDGRINYDEFVAMMRKGNPDQIPKKRRELSFK